The genomic interval GAACATGAGCGCGAGCTCGGACAACGCCCGGTTGGCCGGGCCGCCACCGGGCTGGTCGATGGACGGAGCAGCGACGCTTTCGTCGAGGATCGGAGCGGCTATCGAACCGACGAAGGAGGCACGTCGTGCCATCGGCGCTCTTTCGATCAAGGGAATTTCGGGCTTTCAGCTTCGCAGCAAGTTGTTAATCGGTAGTAAAACGGCGGGCTCAGACATTGTTTCCATAGACCGGCAACCTTCTTGGATCAGGCTCGCCTGTGTTCGCTATCCGTTCTCTCGAGGTTTTGTCGGTCGATAGTGAGAAAGCCTGGATTTATGTGATTTCCTGAAGAGTTCGAATACGTCGCCAAGGTTTGGGTCGCGCGTCCGATTTGGCTCGTGCACCCTAGTTCCCCATAAGATTCAGATCGTTATACAACCGGGAGGTTTGGGAAGCGCCAAAGCCTGCTCATCTCGCCGTGGGAAAGAGGTGCGGACATGACAAACCTGCTTGCGCGGATCGGGTTCGAACTGCCGATCATCCAGGCGCCGATGGCCGGGACCTCGACGCCGGCCATGGCGGCGGCGGTGACGAACGCTGGTGCGCTCGGCTCTATCGGCGTCGGTGCCGCCGATGCGAGGGGCGCCCGCGCCATGATCGAAGCACTGCGAAAAGCGACTTCGGGGCCGTTCAACGTCAACGTCTTCTGTCATAGGCCCGCCATCGCAGATGCCGAGCGCGAACGGACATGGCTGGAAGCCCTGAAGCCGGTCTTCGCGCGCTATGGCGCCGAACCGCCTGAGACCATCCACGAGATATACACCAGCTTTGTCGCCGACGCGGCGATGCTGGACCTTTTCGTCGAGGCCCGGCCCGCGGTCGTCAGTTTCCATTTCGGGCTGCCCTCCCCCGAAACCATCGCGAGGCTCAAAGCGGCTGGCATCGTCCTGTTCTCCACGGCGACCAATCTTGCGGAAGCCAAGGCGGCGGCTGCGGCGGGTGTCGATGCCATTGTTGCCCAAGGCTACGAGGCCGGCGGGCATCGCGGCATGTTCGACCCGTCCGCACCGGACAGCCAACTGGGCGTCCTCGCCCTGATCCGCCTGCTGGTCCACGCGATCGACCTACCGGTGATCGCGGCCGGCGGGATCATGGACGGCGCCGGGATAGCGGCCGCCCTCGACCTCGGCGCCGTAGCGGCGCAGTTGGGAACGGCCTTCATCGCCTGCCCGGAATCCAGCGCCGATCGCTATCACCGCGAGGCGCTGTTCGGGCCGGTCGCGGCCATGACCGAGATGACCGCGCTGATCTCGGGCCGGCCGGCACGCTGCCTGCCGAACAGGTTCACCGCGCTGAAGGACGCGGAACTCAAGGACCGCACCGGCCCTGACTATCCGATCGCCTACGATGCCGCCAAAGCCCTGGCGACTGCCGCGCGGGCGAAAGGCGAAGGCGGCTTCGGCGCGCAATGGGCCGGCCAGGGCGCACCGCTGGTGCGGCCGATGCCGGCGACCGAGCTCGTCCGCGTGCTGCGCGACGAGCTCGATGCCGCGCGGCGATCCCTTTAAGCCACCAGCGTCGCGTCGAGCGTGATGTCGGCCTTGAGGAGCTTAGAGACGGGACAGCCCGCCTTCGCCGCCGCAGCGAGTTTCTCGAACGTCTCCTGGTCGGCGCCCGGTATCTTCGCCGTCAGCATCAGATGAACGGCCGTGATCGCATAGCCGCCCGGAACCTGCTCCAGTGTCACCTGGGCCGACGTCTCCATGTGCTCGGCGACGAGCTTCGCCTCGCCCAGGATCAGCGAGAGCGCCATGGTGAAGCAGCCTGCATGCGCGGCCCCGATCAGCTCTTCCGGGTTGGTGCCCGGCTTTCCTTCGAAGCGGCTGGAGAACCCATAAGGATAGGAACTGAGCGCGCCGCTTTGCGTCGAGATCGCACCCTTGCCGTCCTTGATGCCGCCTTCCCAGACGGCGGAGCCTTTGCGATTGATCTTCATTTTGTTCTCCTTGGTGTCGGTCCGTCGCGGTGCGGGAACGCCGTCAATTCTCCTGGCGCAGCCTGGCCACGTCTTTCGCGGTAAGGCCGGACGGCTCGGTGCCGAAGCGCGCGGTGACGTAGTTCGCGACTGCCGCGATCTCCTGGTTCGTATAGGCGCTGCCGAACGCCGGCATGAAGATCTGGCCGTGCGGCGTCTCGCGCGACGTGCCGTTCAGCACGATCTGCGCGACATTGACCGCGGTGCGGTCGTTGACGGCACGCGCGCCGGTCAAGGTGGCGAAGCGAGTGAGCGAACTCACGCCCGTCCAGTCATGGCAGCTCGCGCAGGCGCCTTCGTAAATCTTCTTGCCTTGCGGATCGAACGCCGCGACCAGGCCTTGCTTGTGGGACGCTGGCGCGGGTGTCGTTTTCGGAGCAGGAAGATCGGACGAGGCGACGGCCGGCACGCTGCGCAGATAGGCCACGATGGTGGCGATGTCGCTGGGCGCCAGATGGCTCAAGCTATGGTCAACAGCTTCGCCCATTGGGCCGCCCGCCGTGCCATGTCCCTCGGCGTGACCGGCCGACAGATAGTCCGCCAGCGCGGCATCGCTCCAGGCACCGACGCCGCTCGCGGCATCGGAGGTGATGTTGTAGGCGCGCCATCCCGCCTGCGTGGCGCCGGCGAATTTCCGGCGGTTGTCGAGCGACTGGAACAGCGTGCGGGGCGTGTGGCACTCGCCGCAATGTTCGAGATTCTCGGTCAGATAGGCGCCGCGATTCCATTCCAGGGTGCGCGCCGTATCCGGTTCGAACCGCTTGCCCGGGTTGAACAGGAACGACCAGACGCCCATCAGCCAGCGCTGGTTGAATGGGAACACCAAGTTGTTCGCCGGCGCGATGGCATGCACCGGTCGCAGACTGAACAGATAGGCCTTGATCGCCAGCGCGTCCGCGTCGGTCATGCCGGTGTAGGAGACATAGGGCATGGCGGGATAGAGATGCCGGCCCTTGTCGTCGATGCCCTTGCGGAGCGCGTTCAGGAAGGCGGCGTCGCTCCAGCTTCCGATTCCGGTATCCTTGTCAGGCGTGATGTTCGAGGAATAGAGCGTGCCGAACGGGAGCACGAAGGAAAAGCCGCCGGCGAACGGTGCGCCGCCCTTGACCGTATGGCAGGCTTCGCAATCGGCGGCGCGTGCGAGATATTGGCCGCGCGCAACGAGGCTGGCGCGGCGCAGTTCGGCCGGAACGCCGGTCGGATCGCCGCCGTGATAGTCGGCAAGCGCGACGCGGTCGCCGCCGGCGAAGTCGGTTGGTCCCGGACCGAGCACGATCCAGGCGAAGCCGATCAGCAGGACTACTGCGACCGCGGCGACTCCCAAGATCGCATAGCGCCAAGCAGGGTTCAGCTTGAGGAAGGCATTCATGCCGGCTTCCTCGCCGCCAGGACGTCGCGATCGAAGGGCAGCCGCCTGAGCGCGATGCCCGTCGCGGCGAAGATCGCATTGCGGATGGCCGGCGGCGCCGCCGTCGTGCCCGTCTCGCCGATGCCGCCGGGCGCCTCGCCGCTGCGGATCAGATGGACGTCGATGACCGGCGTCTGGTCGATGCGCAGCATCCGGTAGTCGTTGAAATTGCTCTGCTGCACGCGGCCCTTGTCGATGGTGATCTCGCCGTAGAGCGCGGCCGTGGTCCCGAAGATCAGGCCGCCCTGCAATTGCGCTATGACGGTGTCCGGGTTCACGGCGATGCCGGTATCGACCGCGCTTGTGATGCGGCGGACATGGACTTCGCCGTCCCGATCGACCTCGACTTCGGCGATGGTGGCGATGAAGCTTGCGAACGCGACCTGCACCGCGACGCCACGGCCGGTGCGCGGCGGCAGCGCCGTGCCCCAGCCGGCCTTGCGGGCGGCCAATTGCAGCGCCGCTTTCAGGCGAGGGGTTTTCTTCTCGAGCATCGCGATGCGGAAATCGACCGGATCCTGACCGGCCCTTTTCGCCAATTCGTCGATGAAGCTTTCGATGGCGAAGACGTTGTTGTTCGGGCCCACGCCGCGCCAGAAGCCGGTCGGCACGGCGGGCGGTTCGTGCTGCAGGAATTCCACCCGCATATTGGGGATGTCGTAAGGCTCGTCGACCGCGCTGTCGACGCCGTCGCCGTCGACGCCATGCTGGAAGCCCAGGGGAAACCAGCGCGCCATGACCGACGATCCGGTGACGCGATGCTTCCAGCCATGAATGCGGCCGTCCTTCAGCGTCGCGGTGAGGCGGTCGTAGTACAGCGGCCGATAGAAATCGTGCTGGATGTCTTCCTCGCGCGTCCGCACCAGCTTGACCGGCCCGTCGACCTTTTGCGCCACGCGCACGGCCTGCTCGATGCCGTCGATATCCAGCCGGCGTCCGAAACCGCCGCCGAGAAGCTGGTTGTGCACCGTGACCTTGTCGAGCGGCAGCCCGGTGACCTTGGCGGCGATGGCCTGGGTGCGGGCGGCAACCTGCGTTCCGACCCACACTTCACAACTATCGGGGCGGACATGCGCGGTGCAGTTGATCGGCTCCATGGGCGCATGGGCGAGGAAGGGGACTTCGTAATGCGCTTCGAGCGGATCGCCCTCTTTCAAAGCTTTCGCCGCATCGCCGAGCGATTTTGCGACGGCGCCGTCATGCGCGCTGGCAGCCTGGATGTCCTTGCGGATCAGCGCCGAGTCGACATGGGCGTTGGCGCCCTCGTTCCAGCGGATGACGAGCGCCTGCAGGCCCTTCTGGGCCGCCCACATATGATCGCCCACGACCGCGACGAGATCGTCCAGCACGACGATCTGGCGCACGCCGGGAACCGCTTTGGCGGCGCGGTCGTCGATATGCGCGACCTTGCCGCCGAATACCGGGCAGGCCGCGAGCGTCGCGAACTTCACGCCCGGCGGCAGCATGTCGATGCCGTAGAGCGCTTTGCCGTTGACCTTGTCGGGCGTGTCGAGCCGCCGGAGGGGCCTTCCGATCAGCTTGAATTGCTTGGGGTCTTTGAGCGGCGGGCTGGCCGGCGGCTTGAGCTTCGCCGCGGCATCGGCCAGCGCGCCATAGGCGAGCTTTCGCCCGGTCGCCGTGTGGATCACTTCGCTGTTCGCCGCCGTGCAGCTTGCGGGATCGACCTTCCACTGCGCAGCCGCTGCCTGTACCAGCATGGCGCGCGCCGCGGCGCCGGCGGTCCGCAGCTTCGTCCAGAAGGCGCGGATGGAATTGGAATTGCCCGTCGCCTGGATGCCGAAGACGGGATTGGCATAAAGCGCGTCGCTCGGCGGCGCCGCTTCGAGCACGACGCGGTCGAACGCGGCATCGAGTTCTTCGGCGAGGATCATGGACAGCGAGGTGTAGACGCCCTGCCCCATCTCGACCTGCGGCATGACCAGCGTGACCTTGCCGGCGCGATCGATGCGGATGAAGGCGTCGGGCGCGAAGGGGCCGTCGTTCGACGCCGCGCCGCCGGTATTGACCGGTGCGGCGGCCGCGAAGCCGGTGTAGAGGCCGAGCAGCAAGCCGCCGCCGGCGGCCGCGCCGACGCGCAGGACGGTCCGGCGGGACAGGACGTCTTTCGGACGGGGGATCGTATGGATCGTCATGGCCAGATGCCCTTTCCGCTCAAACCTGTTCCGCGCCGGCCGCTTTCTTGATCGCGGCCCGGATGCGCACATAGGTCCCGCAGCGGCAGATGTTGCCCGCCATGGCGGCATCGATGTCGGAGTCGTCCGGGCGCGGCGTGGTCGCGAGCAGCGCGGCGGCGGACATGATCTGCCCGGACTGGCAATAGCCGCACTGCACGACTTCCAGGTCGAGCCAGGCCTTCTGGACCTTGGCGCCGGCGGGCGTTTCACCGACCGCCTCGATGGTGGTGATCGCCTTGTTGCCGATCGAGCCGACCGGGAGCATGCAGGAGCGGACCGCCTTGCCGCCGACATGGACGGTGCAGGCACCGCACTGCGCAATGCCGCAGCCGAATTTCGTGCCGGTCATCCCCAGAATGTCGCGCAAGACCCACAGCAGCGGCATCTCGGCCGGGGCGTCGACCTCGCGAAACTGACCGTTGATGCGCAAACGTGTCATACTGGATGCTCCCGCGCCGGCCGCAAACGACCGCATTCCTCAAAGAAAGACAAAAGTCCGGCGCCCGCAGAGAAGCCGATATTCTCGGAATCCGGGACGATGCCCATTACTCTACCAGATCGGAACCGATGCTATTGGACAAAAGTATCGCGAATTGTGCGGCAGCCTCTGTGGACGCAAAAAATGGATCGTCACATGCAAAACGCCGCTGGAACGTAACTATATAGGCCCAACGTCGGACATGTGCCTTGCGCGGCTAAGGCGGGCCCTGGCGACATCGTCTTGAGGATCGGTCATGACAGACATTTATTTGGCACCTGGGCTTCGCACACCTTTCACAAAGGCCGGCGGCCTCTATGCCAAGCACTCCGCGCTCGCGCTGTCGTCGGCCGTGGCCTCTGCCATGGCGGCGAAGGCGCGGCCGGATTTCCTCACCTGGGGTCAGGTCATTCCCGATCCCACCGTGTCGAACATCGCGCGCGAGCTCGTATTCGAAGCCGGGCTCGACCCGAGCATACCGGCATTTTCCACCATCCTGGCCTGCTCGACCAGTTTCATGGCGGCCATCGAAGCCGCCGGCCTGATCGGCCGCGGCGGCACGCATCTGGCGCTGATCGGCGGGGTGGAGACGATGAGCCATGTGCCCATCGCGCTCACCATGGCCAAGGCGGATGCCGTCCTGGCGACGTTCCGCACGGACCCTGCGGCCGCGGCCGCCATGCTGTCCCAACTCACGCCCGGCGATTTCGACCTGCCGATCCATGGCTGGGCCAACAAGCAGAGCGGCCGCAGCCAGGGCGAGCACACCGAGGATACGGCAAGGTATTTCAACATCGCGCGCGCGGATCAGGACGATCGTGCGTTAAAAAGCCATCAAGGCGCGATCGCCGGGATGGATAGCGGCTTCTTCGACGATCTGATCGTGCCGTTCGGCGGCGTCTCGGCCGATACGATTCCTCGGCGCGACACCTCCGTGGAGGCTCTCGCAAAGCTCAGGCCGGCCTTTGCCGCGGACGGCACGCTGACGGCGGGCAATTCCTCGCCGCTGACGGACGGCGCTGCGTCGCTGTGGGTCGGCGACCGCGAAGGCGTCGAACGGCTTGGCAGCGCGGCCAGCGTGAAGCTGGTCGATTGGGAATTGGCGGCAATGGACTTCCGCAAGGAGCCCGAAGGCATTCTCATGTCGCCGGCGCGCGCCATTCCGCGGCTGCTGGCGCGGCACCGCCTGACCTTCAGGGATATCGGCTCGTGGAACATCCACGAGGCGTTCGCGGCGCAGGTGATCGCCAATATCCGCGCCGCCTCCGATCCGCAATACCGCAAGGCGAAGGCCGGCGTCGATGCGGACCTGGGCGATTTTCCCTGGGAGCGCGTCAATCCGCATGGCGGTTCTCTGGCGCTCGGCCATCCTTTCGCGGCGACCGGCGCGCGCGTCCTGAGTCAGGCGGCGAAGGAATTGGCGGCGATGCCCGTCGGCACGCGCGGCATCGTCTCGGTCTGCGCCGATGGCGGCCAGGGTACGGTGGCGCTGCTCGAACGCGTGTGATGAGGCCCTATTTGACCCCGCGATAGACGGCGAATTCCGTGTCCTGTGCGACCGTCGTCACCGCGGCGATGGCGTCGCGTAGCGCCGGCGCATAGCTGAGATGGCGGTTCGCGACCAGCCAGAGCTCGCCGCCCTTGCGCAACGCGCCGGACGCGGCCCGCGCCACGGCCAGGCCAAGCGCACGGTTCTCCGCGCCACCCTCGTGAAAGGGCGGGTTGGTCACGACGAAATCGAGGCCGGTTGCGATCGCGACGGTGGCATCCGTCCATTGAAAGCCGGCGCGGGGATCGACGACGTTGCGCCGAGCGGCTTCGATGGCACGGCGGTCGATATCGGCGAGGAGGATCGACTCGACGTCTTTCGATTCCAGGATGCGGCGTGCGAGATAGCCGGCGCCGCAGCCGAGATCGGCGCCGTGTCCGCGGAAGGAGGGCAGATGCCCGGCGAGCAGCCGGCTTCCGGCATCGATCCGATCCCAGCCGAAGATGCCGGGCTGCGACCACAAACCGGTCGCCGCGACATATTGAAGAGCACCGGAGGCAATCGCCCCGGCGATGCCCGCCGGCTGCTTGGGCCGCATGCCTTCACAAAGACGAAAATGCGCGCGGGCGGTCTCCGCCGCCGCGATGCCGAATTCCGTCAACTCGCCGCGCAGGCGCGTGCCGCCCCGGTTGCGCGGCGCGAGCGCGACGAGCCTGCCGCCGATCTGGAGCGAACGGAGCGACAGGGCCAGGACATAGCGGCGCTCCAGCGTTCCGGGCGGCGCGAGCACGGTAATCGACGCCAAGCTTTCTTCGACGACCGTCTCCAAGGATAGCGAGCCGGGGACCAGCGGCGAGAACTGTTCGGCACCGGGCGGCACATCTGCCAGCCCCGCCGGGATGGCGCCGTAGACGCCGTGCCGCTCTCTCACTGTCGATTCCGCGCCGCTCAAACCGCCGCGACGATACCAGCTTGCCGGGCAAGTTCGAAAAGGCCCCGCGCGGCGAGCGGTTCGGGATCGACCGTCGAGAACGCTCGGCCACCCAGTGCAAGCGCCGCGGCATAGGATTCCGCGATCGCGCCGCGCGCGGCGAGGACAACCTCGGACGCCGTCTCGCGCGCGACTTCCTCTCCGATCAGGACGCCATCGACGAAGGCGGCGGCGTGTTCGGGCGCAAGCGTTCCCAGAAGCCGCCGGGCACGGGCCTGGAACAGGGCGCGGGTGACACCGAGCACGGCGGCGCGCACGCCTTGCGCGAAGGCATCGGCCGAGGGCTGCTGTGCGACGCCGGTGGCGAGCGCGCCGTGTTCAAGCAGCGCAGACCGCAATTCGCCCGTCACATAGGTGCGGAAGCCGACGATGCGGCCATCCGCGATGTCGGCCCATTTGCTATGGGTGCCGGGCAGGCAGACCGTGGCGCGCTGGGGCTGAAGCCCAACGATGAGCGCCTCCTCGCCGCGCATGACTTCCCGGCCGTCGCCATCGGCGAAGGATACGCCGGGCACGATCCAGGCGGGCCGTTCGAACGGCGTGCGGACCATCGCCCGCGCGAGATCGGCGGCGCCCGCCGGCGCCGGAACGTACGGCGCGTGCAGCCATCCGCGGTCGCTGCCGACCATGCCGCAGAGGAGGATCGGAACGCCGTCCCCGAGCCAGTCGCCCAGCACAGCGCGAAGGCGGGCGTCGAACGATCCCTTACCGG from Rhizomicrobium sp. carries:
- a CDS encoding nitronate monooxygenase, with amino-acid sequence MTNLLARIGFELPIIQAPMAGTSTPAMAAAVTNAGALGSIGVGAADARGARAMIEALRKATSGPFNVNVFCHRPAIADAERERTWLEALKPVFARYGAEPPETIHEIYTSFVADAAMLDLFVEARPAVVSFHFGLPSPETIARLKAAGIVLFSTATNLAEAKAAAAAGVDAIVAQGYEAGGHRGMFDPSAPDSQLGVLALIRLLVHAIDLPVIAAGGIMDGAGIAAALDLGAVAAQLGTAFIACPESSADRYHREALFGPVAAMTEMTALISGRPARCLPNRFTALKDAELKDRTGPDYPIAYDAAKALATAARAKGEGGFGAQWAGQGAPLVRPMPATELVRVLRDELDAARRSL
- a CDS encoding OsmC family protein → MKINRKGSAVWEGGIKDGKGAISTQSGALSSYPYGFSSRFEGKPGTNPEELIGAAHAGCFTMALSLILGEAKLVAEHMETSAQVTLEQVPGGYAITAVHLMLTAKIPGADQETFEKLAAAAKAGCPVSKLLKADITLDATLVA
- a CDS encoding cytochrome c, which gives rise to MNAFLKLNPAWRYAILGVAAVAVVLLIGFAWIVLGPGPTDFAGGDRVALADYHGGDPTGVPAELRRASLVARGQYLARAADCEACHTVKGGAPFAGGFSFVLPFGTLYSSNITPDKDTGIGSWSDAAFLNALRKGIDDKGRHLYPAMPYVSYTGMTDADALAIKAYLFSLRPVHAIAPANNLVFPFNQRWLMGVWSFLFNPGKRFEPDTARTLEWNRGAYLTENLEHCGECHTPRTLFQSLDNRRKFAGATQAGWRAYNITSDAASGVGAWSDAALADYLSAGHAEGHGTAGGPMGEAVDHSLSHLAPSDIATIVAYLRSVPAVASSDLPAPKTTPAPASHKQGLVAAFDPQGKKIYEGACASCHDWTGVSSLTRFATLTGARAVNDRTAVNVAQIVLNGTSRETPHGQIFMPAFGSAYTNQEIAAVANYVTARFGTEPSGLTAKDVARLRQEN
- a CDS encoding xanthine dehydrogenase family protein molybdopterin-binding subunit, which produces MTIHTIPRPKDVLSRRTVLRVGAAAGGGLLLGLYTGFAAAAPVNTGGAASNDGPFAPDAFIRIDRAGKVTLVMPQVEMGQGVYTSLSMILAEELDAAFDRVVLEAAPPSDALYANPVFGIQATGNSNSIRAFWTKLRTAGAAARAMLVQAAAAQWKVDPASCTAANSEVIHTATGRKLAYGALADAAAKLKPPASPPLKDPKQFKLIGRPLRRLDTPDKVNGKALYGIDMLPPGVKFATLAACPVFGGKVAHIDDRAAKAVPGVRQIVVLDDLVAVVGDHMWAAQKGLQALVIRWNEGANAHVDSALIRKDIQAASAHDGAVAKSLGDAAKALKEGDPLEAHYEVPFLAHAPMEPINCTAHVRPDSCEVWVGTQVAARTQAIAAKVTGLPLDKVTVHNQLLGGGFGRRLDIDGIEQAVRVAQKVDGPVKLVRTREEDIQHDFYRPLYYDRLTATLKDGRIHGWKHRVTGSSVMARWFPLGFQHGVDGDGVDSAVDEPYDIPNMRVEFLQHEPPAVPTGFWRGVGPNNNVFAIESFIDELAKRAGQDPVDFRIAMLEKKTPRLKAALQLAARKAGWGTALPPRTGRGVAVQVAFASFIATIAEVEVDRDGEVHVRRITSAVDTGIAVNPDTVIAQLQGGLIFGTTAALYGEITIDKGRVQQSNFNDYRMLRIDQTPVIDVHLIRSGEAPGGIGETGTTAAPPAIRNAIFAATGIALRRLPFDRDVLAARKPA
- a CDS encoding (2Fe-2S)-binding protein, with amino-acid sequence MTRLRINGQFREVDAPAEMPLLWVLRDILGMTGTKFGCGIAQCGACTVHVGGKAVRSCMLPVGSIGNKAITTIEAVGETPAGAKVQKAWLDLEVVQCGYCQSGQIMSAAALLATTPRPDDSDIDAAMAGNICRCGTYVRIRAAIKKAAGAEQV
- a CDS encoding acetyl-CoA C-acyltransferase yields the protein MTDIYLAPGLRTPFTKAGGLYAKHSALALSSAVASAMAAKARPDFLTWGQVIPDPTVSNIARELVFEAGLDPSIPAFSTILACSTSFMAAIEAAGLIGRGGTHLALIGGVETMSHVPIALTMAKADAVLATFRTDPAAAAAMLSQLTPGDFDLPIHGWANKQSGRSQGEHTEDTARYFNIARADQDDRALKSHQGAIAGMDSGFFDDLIVPFGGVSADTIPRRDTSVEALAKLRPAFAADGTLTAGNSSPLTDGAASLWVGDREGVERLGSAASVKLVDWELAAMDFRKEPEGILMSPARAIPRLLARHRLTFRDIGSWNIHEAFAAQVIANIRAASDPQYRKAKAGVDADLGDFPWERVNPHGGSLALGHPFAATGARVLSQAAKELAAMPVGTRGIVSVCADGGQGTVALLERV
- a CDS encoding methyltransferase, with the protein product MRERHGVYGAIPAGLADVPPGAEQFSPLVPGSLSLETVVEESLASITVLAPPGTLERRYVLALSLRSLQIGGRLVALAPRNRGGTRLRGELTEFGIAAAETARAHFRLCEGMRPKQPAGIAGAIASGALQYVAATGLWSQPGIFGWDRIDAGSRLLAGHLPSFRGHGADLGCGAGYLARRILESKDVESILLADIDRRAIEAARRNVVDPRAGFQWTDATVAIATGLDFVVTNPPFHEGGAENRALGLAVARAASGALRKGGELWLVANRHLSYAPALRDAIAAVTTVAQDTEFAVYRGVK
- a CDS encoding 2-dehydro-3-deoxygalactonokinase: MTDTALLGVDWGSSSLRAFRIAADGSILDVRRSADGVFTGKGSFDARLRAVLGDWLGDGVPILLCGMVGSDRGWLHAPYVPAPAGAADLARAMVRTPFERPAWIVPGVSFADGDGREVMRGEEALIVGLQPQRATVCLPGTHSKWADIADGRIVGFRTYVTGELRSALLEHGALATGVAQQPSADAFAQGVRAAVLGVTRALFQARARRLLGTLAPEHAAAFVDGVLIGEEVARETASEVVLAARGAIAESYAAALALGGRAFSTVDPEPLAARGLFELARQAGIVAAV